One Rhododendron vialii isolate Sample 1 chromosome 2a, ASM3025357v1 genomic region harbors:
- the LOC131310791 gene encoding glucan endo-1,3-beta-glucosidase 1, with protein sequence MANSKLTAIFSLLLLLLAADSTLLPEFAEIKQQRKRDEPYVGVNLGTDVSNFLSPTDLVAFLQLQKITHVRLYDANSDILRALARTKIRVIVSVPNNQLLGIGSSNATAAAWIRRNVAAYYPQTVITAVAVGDEVLTTIPSSSPVLMPAIESLYSALVTARLHTRIKISTPHAASLVLDPFPPSQAFFNQSLTPVLSPLLQFLSRTQSPLMMNLYPYYVFMQNKGVVPLDNSLFKPLAPSKEMVDPNTLLHYTSVFDAMIDAVYFSMKNLNFTDIVVLVTETGWPSKGDSKEPYATTDNADTYNSNLIKHVFDRSGTPLHPELTSSVYIYELFNEDLRSPPVSEANWGLFYGNSTPVYLLHVSGTGTFLANDTTNQTYCVAEDDVDSRTLQAALDWACGPGRANCSEIQPGETCYQPNNVKNHASYAFNNYYQKEERAEGSCDFKGVATITTTDPSHGSCIYPGSKQVSNNTTERVNSTVSSGAYSLRYTSTQTSALDNGLCVFLGFTLSLLFCSFIC encoded by the exons ATGGCGAATTCTAAGCTCACCGCCATTTTCTccctcctcctgctcctcctcgCTGCAGACTCCACTCTCCTACCAG AATTTGCAGAGATTAAGCAGCAACGGAAGAGGGATGAACCCTATGTGGGTGTAAACCTAGGCACGGATGTGTCGAATTTCCTCTCTCCTACCGATTTGGTCGCTTTTTTACAACTGCAGAAAATCACCCATGTCCGGCTCTACGACGCCAACAGCGATATACTCAGGGCCTTGGCTAGAACAAAGATTAGGGTTATCGTCAGCGTTCCAAACAACCAGCTCCTCGGCATTGGCTCCTCCAATGCCACTGCTGCCGCTTGGATCCGTCGCAATGTCGCTGCCTACTACCCACAAACCGTAATCACAGCTGTGGCAGTCGGCGATGAGGTGTTAACTACCATCCCCTCCTCTTCCCCTGTCCTAATGCCTGCCATAGAGTCCCTCTATAGTGCCCTAGTCACCGCCAGGTTGCATACCCGAATCAAGATTTCAACCCCTCACGCTGCCTCTTTAGTGCTTGACCCATTTCCTCCTTCACAAGCTTTTTTCAATCAGTCCCTCACCCCAGTCCTCTCACCATTACTTCAATTCTTGTCACGAACACAATCTCCTCTCATGATGAATCTGTACCCTTACTATGTTTTTATGCAGAACAAAGGCGTTGTTCCTTTGGATAATTCGTTGTTCAAGCCATTGGCACCTTCAAAGGAAATGGTGGACCCAAATACTTTGCTTCATTATACAAGCGTGTTTGATGCGATGATTGACGCCGTGTATTTCTCTATGAAGAACCTGAACTTTACCGATATTGTAGTGCTTGTTACTGAAACCGGGTGGCCTTCAAAGGGTGATTCAAAAGAACCATATGCCACGACTGACAATGCCGATACATACAATTCGAATTTGATTAAACATGTGTTTGACAGAAGTGGAACCCCTTTACACCCTGAGCTCACATCCAGTGTGTACATATACGAGTTGTTTAATGAGGACTTGAGGTCCCCGCCCGTGTCAGAGGCTAACTGGGGGCTGTTTTATGGAAATTCTACGCCGGTTTACTTGTTACATGTTTCTGGTACTGGGACATTTTTGGCGAATGACACGACGAACCAGACGTATTGTGTGGCGGAGGATGATGTAGATTCAAGGACATTGCAGGCGGCATTGGATTGGGCTTGTGGACCAGGGAGAGCAAATTGTAGTGAGATTCAACCAGGGGAGACTTGTTATCAACCTAATAACGTGAAGAATCACGCTTCTTATGCTTTTAATAACTACTACCAGAAGGAAGAGAGGGCTGAAGGGTCTTGCGATTTCAAGGGTGTGGCCACAATCACCACCACTGACCCAA GTCACGGGAGTTGTATATATCCTGGCAG TAAGCAAGTAAGCAATAATACCACCGAGAGAGTGAACTCAACAGTATCAAGTGGAGCATACTCACTAAGATACACCAGCACCCAAACAAGTGCACTGGACAACGGTTTATGCGTTTTCCTGGGCTTCACTCTGTCTCTATTATTTTGTTCATTCATTTGTTAA
- the LOC131310836 gene encoding lactoylglutathione lyase GLX1-like, whose product MAEAAPAVPSDELFEWPKKDKRRFLHAVYRVGDLQRTIKFYTECFGMKLLRQRDIPEEKYSNAFLGFGPEESSFVVELTYNYGVDKYDIGTGFGHFAIATTDVYKMVEDIRAKGGNITREPGPVKGGKTVIAFVKDPDGYTFELIQRPPTPEPLCQVMLRVGDLERSIKFYEKALGMKLLKKTDRPEQKYTIAMMGYAEEEETIVLELTYNYGVTEYTKGNAYAQVAISTDDVYKSGEVVNQVTQELGGKITRQPGPIPGLNTKITSFLDPDGWKTVLVDNQDFLKELEKSKA is encoded by the exons ATGGCTGAGGCTGCACCGGCTGTTCCCAGTGATGAATTGTTCGAATGGCCAAAGAAGGATAAGCGCCGGTTCTTACATGCTGTGTATCGTGTTGGTGACCTTCAGCGCACCATCAA GTTTTACACAGAATGTTTCGGAATGAAACTTTTGAGGCAGAGAGACATTCCGGAGGAGAAATATTCAAATGCCTTTCTTGGATTTGGGCCAGAAGAATCAAGTTTTGTGGTGGAATTAACATACA ACTATGGAGTGGATAAATATGACATTGGAACTGGCTTTGGGCATTTTGCCATTGCAACCACAGAT GTTTACAAAATGGTTGAAGATATAAGGGCAAAGGGTGGCAATATCACTCGGGAGCCTGGTCCAGTTAAGGGTGGAAAGACTGTCATTGCTTTTGTGAAAGATCCTGATGGCTACACTTTTGAGCTAATCCAGAGGCCTCCTACTCCTGAACCCCTTTGCCAAGTAATGCTTCGTGTGGGTGATCTTGAACGCTCCATCAAGTTTTATGAAAAG GCCTTGGGGATGAAACTACTGAAGAAGACTGATAGACCAGAACAGAAG TACACCATAGCCATGATGGGGTATGCAGAGGAAGAGGAGACGATTGTTCTGGAGCTGACATATAACTACGGTGTCACTGAATACACCAAAGGAAATGCCTATGCACAG GTTGCCATAAGCACGGATGATGTATACAAGAGCGGTGAGGTTGTTAACCAGGTTACCCAGGAGCTTGGAGGAAAGATAACTCGACAACCAGGACCAATTCCTGGACTTAACACCAAAATCACCTCCTTTCTAGATCCAGATGGCTGGAAGACA GTTCTGGTTGACAATCAAGATTTTCTGAAGGAACTAGAGAAGAGTAAGGCGTAG
- the LOC131310800 gene encoding arogenate dehydratase/prephenate dehydratase 1, chloroplastic isoform X2, giving the protein MDIPIWVCANQPCTQLGFRYLGSRRCGSGGFLKLDGENLRKWGCCGALLAQRATKPVEDEKPVDSPGENNQTQVAHFSGFHRDLNSLPKALSATDLSSSPSDGSKVRVAYQGVPGAYSEVAALKVYPRCETVPCDQFEAAFKAVELWLVDKAVLPIENSVGGSIHRNYDLLLRHRLNIVGEVQMVVNHCLLGLRGVRKEELKRVLSHPQALDQCEMSLHKLGVVKVNADDTAGAAQIVAADGLRDTGAVASARAAEIYGLDILAERIQDDSDNVTRFLILAREPIIPGIDKPHKTSIVFTLEEGPGVLFKALAVFALRDINLSKIESRPQRKRPLRVVDDCNKGSARNLQDSFGSLVATPWIQLYRKQLYSRQSSDYSLFSQAAARQTFQPSSLYISNTFSWWKRISSCIFDEVASKWDGLPYMDIFPFFFPHILFNFLLMERGLGM; this is encoded by the exons atGGATATTCCCATCTGGGTTTGCGCCAATCAGCCTTGTACTCAATTGGGTTTCAGATATTTGGGATCTAGGCGTTGTGGGTCTGGTGGgtttttgaaattggatggagaAAATCTTCGGAAATGGGGGTGTTGTGGGGCTTTGTTGGCTCAAAGGGCTACGAAGCCTGTTGAGGATGAGAAGCCAGTGGACTCACCTGGTGAGAATAACCAGACCCAGGTTGCTCATTTTAGTGGGTTCCATAGAGATTTGAACTCTCTTCCAA AAGCCTTATCTGCCACtgatctttcttcttctcctagCGACGGTTCAAAGGTCCGGGTTGCTTATCAG GGGGTACCAGGTGCATACAGTGAGGTTGCCGCTCTTAAAGTATACCCCAGATGTGAGACTGTCCCATGTGACCAGTTTGAGGCCGCATTCAAG GCAGTTGAATTGTGGTTAGTGGACAAAGCAGTACTACCTATTGAGAATTCTGTAGGTGGAAGCATCCACCGAAATTATGACTTACTCCTTCGTCATAGACTCAACATAGTTGGGGAGGTGCAGATGGTTGTTAATCACTGCCTTTTGGGTTTGCGTGGAGTGAGGAAGGAGGAACTGAAGCGTGTTTTGAGCCACCCCCAG GCACTAGATCAATGTGAGATGTCACTACACAAATTAGGTGTTGTAAAAGTTAATGCTGATGATACAGCGGGTGCCGCTCAG ATTGTAGCCGCTGATGGCCTGAGAGATACTGGAGCGGTTGCAAGTGCTCGAGCTGCAGAAATTTATGGGCTTGACATCCTTGCTGAAAGAATCCAG GATGATTCTGATAATGTTACTCGTTTTTTGATACTTGCGAGAGAACCTATAATTCCAGGAATAGACAAGCCCCATAAG ACAAGCATTGTCTTTACTCTAGAAGAAGGCCCTGGGGTACTATTCAAAGCCTTGGCAGTGTTTGCTCTGAGGGACATTAATTTGTCAAAG ATTGAGAGCCGGCCACAGAGAAAACGTCCGTTGAGGGTTGTTGATGACTGTAATAAAGGCAGTGCCAG GAATTTGCAAGATTCCTTCGGGTCCTTGGTTGCTACCCCATGGATACAACTCTATAGGAAACAGCTTTATTCGAGACAATCTTCAGATTATTCATTGTTTTCTCAAGCTGCTGCAAGACAGACATTTCAACCTTCTAGTCTGTACATATCGAACACATTCAGTTGGTGGAAGAGAATTTCTTCCTGTATATTCGATGAAGTCGCCTCCAAATGGGATGGACTTCCGTACATGGatatctttccatttttctttccccATATCCTTTTCAACTTCCTTCTGATGGAGAGGGGTCTTGGCATGTGA
- the LOC131310800 gene encoding arogenate dehydratase/prephenate dehydratase 1, chloroplastic isoform X1, with protein sequence MDIPIWVCANQPCTQLGFRYLGSRRCGSGGFLKLDGENLRKWGCCGALLAQRATKPVEDEKPVDSPGENNQTQVAHFSGFHRDLNSLPKALSATDLSSSPSDGSKVRVAYQGVPGAYSEVAALKVYPRCETVPCDQFEAAFKAVELWLVDKAVLPIENSVGGSIHRNYDLLLRHRLNIVGEVQMVVNHCLLGLRGVRKEELKRVLSHPQALDQCEMSLHKLGVVKVNADDTAGAAQIVAADGLRDTGAVASARAAEIYGLDILAERIQDDSDNVTRFLILAREPIIPGIDKPHKTSIVFTLEEGPGVLFKALAVFALRDINLSKIESRPQRKRPLRVVDDCNKGSASFYGRAPRSICSGASAGICKIPSGPWLLPHGYNSIGNSFIRDNLQIIHCFLKLLQDRHFNLLVCTYRTHSVGGREFLPVYSMKSPPNGMDFRTWISFHFSFPISFSTSF encoded by the exons atGGATATTCCCATCTGGGTTTGCGCCAATCAGCCTTGTACTCAATTGGGTTTCAGATATTTGGGATCTAGGCGTTGTGGGTCTGGTGGgtttttgaaattggatggagaAAATCTTCGGAAATGGGGGTGTTGTGGGGCTTTGTTGGCTCAAAGGGCTACGAAGCCTGTTGAGGATGAGAAGCCAGTGGACTCACCTGGTGAGAATAACCAGACCCAGGTTGCTCATTTTAGTGGGTTCCATAGAGATTTGAACTCTCTTCCAA AAGCCTTATCTGCCACtgatctttcttcttctcctagCGACGGTTCAAAGGTCCGGGTTGCTTATCAG GGGGTACCAGGTGCATACAGTGAGGTTGCCGCTCTTAAAGTATACCCCAGATGTGAGACTGTCCCATGTGACCAGTTTGAGGCCGCATTCAAG GCAGTTGAATTGTGGTTAGTGGACAAAGCAGTACTACCTATTGAGAATTCTGTAGGTGGAAGCATCCACCGAAATTATGACTTACTCCTTCGTCATAGACTCAACATAGTTGGGGAGGTGCAGATGGTTGTTAATCACTGCCTTTTGGGTTTGCGTGGAGTGAGGAAGGAGGAACTGAAGCGTGTTTTGAGCCACCCCCAG GCACTAGATCAATGTGAGATGTCACTACACAAATTAGGTGTTGTAAAAGTTAATGCTGATGATACAGCGGGTGCCGCTCAG ATTGTAGCCGCTGATGGCCTGAGAGATACTGGAGCGGTTGCAAGTGCTCGAGCTGCAGAAATTTATGGGCTTGACATCCTTGCTGAAAGAATCCAG GATGATTCTGATAATGTTACTCGTTTTTTGATACTTGCGAGAGAACCTATAATTCCAGGAATAGACAAGCCCCATAAG ACAAGCATTGTCTTTACTCTAGAAGAAGGCCCTGGGGTACTATTCAAAGCCTTGGCAGTGTTTGCTCTGAGGGACATTAATTTGTCAAAG ATTGAGAGCCGGCCACAGAGAAAACGTCCGTTGAGGGTTGTTGATGACTGTAATAAAGGCAGTGCCAG CTTCTATGGCAGAGCCCCGCGCTCAATATGCTCTGGGGCATCTGCAG GAATTTGCAAGATTCCTTCGGGTCCTTGGTTGCTACCCCATGGATACAACTCTATAGGAAACAGCTTTATTCGAGACAATCTTCAGATTATTCATTGTTTTCTCAAGCTGCTGCAAGACAGACATTTCAACCTTCTAGTCTGTACATATCGAACACATTCAGTTGGTGGAAGAGAATTTCTTCCTGTATATTCGATGAAGTCGCCTCCAAATGGGATGGACTTCCGTACATGGatatctttccatttttctttccccATATCCTTTTCAACTTCCTTCTGA
- the LOC131310800 gene encoding arogenate dehydratase/prephenate dehydratase 1, chloroplastic isoform X3 — protein MDIPIWVCANQPCTQLGFRYLGSRRCGSGGFLKLDGENLRKWGCCGALLAQRATKPVEDEKPVDSPGENNQTQVAHFSGFHRDLNSLPKALSATDLSSSPSDGSKVRVAYQGVPGAYSEVAALKVYPRCETVPCDQFEAAFKAVELWLVDKAVLPIENSVGGSIHRNYDLLLRHRLNIVGEVQMVVNHCLLGLRGVRKEELKRVLSHPQALDQCEMSLHKLGVVKVNADDTAGAAQIVAADGLRDTGAVASARAAEIYGLDILAERIQDDSDNVTRFLILAREPIIPGIDKPHKTSIVFTLEEGPGVLFKALAVFALRDINLSKIESRPQRKRPLRVVDDCNKGSARYFDYLFYIDFEASMAEPRAQYALGHLQEFARFLRVLGCYPMDTTL, from the exons atGGATATTCCCATCTGGGTTTGCGCCAATCAGCCTTGTACTCAATTGGGTTTCAGATATTTGGGATCTAGGCGTTGTGGGTCTGGTGGgtttttgaaattggatggagaAAATCTTCGGAAATGGGGGTGTTGTGGGGCTTTGTTGGCTCAAAGGGCTACGAAGCCTGTTGAGGATGAGAAGCCAGTGGACTCACCTGGTGAGAATAACCAGACCCAGGTTGCTCATTTTAGTGGGTTCCATAGAGATTTGAACTCTCTTCCAA AAGCCTTATCTGCCACtgatctttcttcttctcctagCGACGGTTCAAAGGTCCGGGTTGCTTATCAG GGGGTACCAGGTGCATACAGTGAGGTTGCCGCTCTTAAAGTATACCCCAGATGTGAGACTGTCCCATGTGACCAGTTTGAGGCCGCATTCAAG GCAGTTGAATTGTGGTTAGTGGACAAAGCAGTACTACCTATTGAGAATTCTGTAGGTGGAAGCATCCACCGAAATTATGACTTACTCCTTCGTCATAGACTCAACATAGTTGGGGAGGTGCAGATGGTTGTTAATCACTGCCTTTTGGGTTTGCGTGGAGTGAGGAAGGAGGAACTGAAGCGTGTTTTGAGCCACCCCCAG GCACTAGATCAATGTGAGATGTCACTACACAAATTAGGTGTTGTAAAAGTTAATGCTGATGATACAGCGGGTGCCGCTCAG ATTGTAGCCGCTGATGGCCTGAGAGATACTGGAGCGGTTGCAAGTGCTCGAGCTGCAGAAATTTATGGGCTTGACATCCTTGCTGAAAGAATCCAG GATGATTCTGATAATGTTACTCGTTTTTTGATACTTGCGAGAGAACCTATAATTCCAGGAATAGACAAGCCCCATAAG ACAAGCATTGTCTTTACTCTAGAAGAAGGCCCTGGGGTACTATTCAAAGCCTTGGCAGTGTTTGCTCTGAGGGACATTAATTTGTCAAAG ATTGAGAGCCGGCCACAGAGAAAACGTCCGTTGAGGGTTGTTGATGACTGTAATAAAGGCAGTGCCAG GTACTTCGATTACCTCTTTTACATCGACTTTGAAGCTTCTATGGCAGAGCCCCGCGCTCAATATGCTCTGGGGCATCTGCAG GAATTTGCAAGATTCCTTCGGGTCCTTGGTTGCTACCCCATGGATACAACTCTATAG